The genome window GTACTTGCCGCGGCGGCAGTTGCCGGCGTTGACCGTATTTTTGCTGTAGGTGGTGCCCAGGCTGTAGCTGCGCTGGCCTATGGTACAGAAACGATTCCACAAGTCGATAAGATAGTCGGCCCAGGTAATATCTTTGTCGCCACAGCAAAAGGCATGGTTTTCGGTACCGTGGGTATTGATATGATTGCTGGACCTTCTGAGATTTTAGTTATTTGTGATGGTAAAACCGATCCAGACTGGATTGCTATGGACCTGTTTTCGCAAGCCGAGCACGATGAAGATGCACAATCGATACTTATCTCACCTGATGCAGATTTCCTGGAAAAAGTGAACGCCTCCATTGCTAAGCTTTTGCCGACAATGGAACGCAAAGATATCATCACGACATCATTGCAGAACCGTGCTGCGATGATTCATGTTGAAGATATGGATACCGCTATCGAAGTCGCCAACTTTATTGCTGCTGAGCATTTAGAGTTGTCTGTTGATGATCCGATGGAGATGGCTAAAAAAATCCGCCATGCTGGTGCTATCTTCTTGGGTCGTTATACGCCTGAAGCTTTGGGAGACTATTGTGCCGGGCCGAACCATGTTCTTCCTACATCAAGAACAGCAAGATTCAGTTCACCATTGGGTGTTTATGACTTTCAGAAACGTTCTAGTCTGATTCAGGTATCGGAGCAGGGTGCACAGAGCTTAGGTAAGGTGGCATCGGTATTAGCTCGCGGTGAAAGTCTCACAGCACATGCTAGATCAGCAGAATATCGTCTTAAGGATTAATCATGAGTCGCTTTTGGAGCGGTTTTGTTAAAGAGTTAGACCCTTATGTGCCAGGTGAACAACCCAAGCTGGCCAATTTAACGAAGCTCAATACCAATGAAAATCCGTACGGCCCATCACCAAAAGTGATTGAGGCCATTCGTATGGCGGCAAGTGATCGCTTGCGTTTATACCCGGACCCGACATCAGCCGAGCTACGGCAAGCAATCGCT of Methylophaga marina contains these proteins:
- the hisD gene encoding histidinol dehydrogenase, coding for MIEIKQLSASQADFWTALEDILAWEGVSDDKVTDIVKEILAEVKSRGDEAVLEYSRRFDRVTAETMSDLEISLDRAKAALENIPSEQRQALEAAAQRVRQYHDHQKQSSWSYTEEDGTLLGQQVTPLDRAGLYVPGGKAAYPSSVLMNAIPAKVAGVQELIMVVPTPNGEVNELVLAAAAVAGVDRIFAVGGAQAVAALAYGTETIPQVDKIVGPGNIFVATAKGMVFGTVGIDMIAGPSEILVICDGKTDPDWIAMDLFSQAEHDEDAQSILISPDADFLEKVNASIAKLLPTMERKDIITTSLQNRAAMIHVEDMDTAIEVANFIAAEHLELSVDDPMEMAKKIRHAGAIFLGRYTPEALGDYCAGPNHVLPTSRTARFSSPLGVYDFQKRSSLIQVSEQGAQSLGKVASVLARGESLTAHARSAEYRLKD